A DNA window from Vigna unguiculata cultivar IT97K-499-35 chromosome 10, ASM411807v1, whole genome shotgun sequence contains the following coding sequences:
- the LOC114166620 gene encoding TMV resistance protein N-like — protein MESPSSSSKSQPMYDVLINFTGDDIRRKFVSHLDSALSSVGFTTFLHHNNAVPVTPKHIQEPILNNCRVAIVVFTTTYSQSAWCLHQLQQIIKWHETYCRQFLPVYYEIQPSDVRLQKGHFGKSFKATAQQTFSAQQLEHGMSRWSHALRKAADFFGWDESNYRSDAELVEEIVKSVLNLPVLSATKFPVGLQSQVEDVIQTIKNKSAEVCTIAICGMEGSGKTTIAKAIYHQIHDRFKQKSFVEDIAQVSQTRGYVHLQEQLLSEVLKTKVEIHSVEMGTSMIRARLLRKRVLIVLDNINDYDPLLDLWENRAWFDKGTVIIITTRHEHLLGIRRVDSIFRINLLNSNQSLELLSWHAFREAKPDEEYNFLARRIVAYCGGLPLVLEVIGSCLFERTKEEWNNVLFKLAKIPQNDVQQKLKISYDYLHNHLEKDLFLDVCCLFVGKGRAYAVKILYGCGVDADSGIRVLIQRNLIKVKKNNKFGMHPLLHEMGRKIVRDFEIGKNSRRGIEEEAEYVLLSDNRRTEAIEGYCLKLCSARRDCFEQLAVNSEYLSPKLRWISLHGFSSEYLHNFYLHEVVAIDLKRSLLRLVWKEPQVLRSLKVLNLSHSVYLTETPDFSRLPNLEQLILKDCSRLHEIHHSIGCLCNLTLLNLKDCISLSNLPEEIYKLKSLRTLILSGCSKIDLRETDIVQMKSLITLISENIAVKQVPLSIVSSESMGYISLLGFERLTDNIFPSILRYWMVPTMNPISYIHSFCMDMEHNSWDDIVPLLSSLENLRSVLVQCDTEFQLSKQVKNIMVDYFANITESGISKEHLRFSLIGVGRYNEFFNAANDILSEVSSELCDVSLPGDNDPYWLAHMGEGRSVSFTVPQNRDLKGMALCVFYLSTPKIIEPEFTTVLIVNYTKCTLHMHKHDTVISFNDEDWHGIMSNLGSGDKVEIFVSFGHGLLIKNTAIYLIFDESNNMKKMLEKKKFSLFRFIKKNCNSSSSKILSRIFV, from the exons ATGGAATCTCCGTCTTCATCATCCAAATCCCAACCTATGTACGATGTCCTCATCAACTTTACCGGAGACGACATCCGTAGGAAATTTGTTTCTCATCTCGATTCTGCTCTCTCCTCTGTTGGATTCACCACTTTCCTTCATCACAATAATGCAGTGCCAGTGACGCCAAAACACATCCAAGAACCTATTCTGAATAATTGTCGGGTAGCAATAGTTGTTTTCACCACAACCTACTCTCAATCCGCTTGGTGCCTTCATCAGCTTCAACAAATCATCAAATGGCATGAAACTTATTGCCGACAATTTCTGCCGGTATACTACGAAATTCAGCCGTCTGATGTACGTCTTCAGAAGGGTCATTTTGGAAAATCTTTCAAAGCAACTGCACAACAAACATTTTCAGCACAACAATTGGAGCATGGCATGTCCAGGTGGAGCCACGCACTGAGAAAAGCTGCAGATTTCTTTGGATGGGATGAGAGCAATTATAG GAGTGATGCTGAACTAGTGGAGGAAATTGTTAAAAGCGTTCTTAATTTACCAGTCTTGTCCGCTACTAAATTTCCCGTTGGATTACAATCCCAAGTGGAAGATGTGATTCAAACTATCAAAAATAAATCTGCAGAAGTTTGTACGATAGCGATATGTGGGATGGAAGGATCTGGTAAAACCACCATTGCCAAAGCCATCTACCATCAAATTCATGATAGATTCAAGCAGAAAAGTTTCGTTGAAGATATTGCACAAGTTAGTCAAACGAGAGGGTATGTTCATTTACAAGAACAACTTCTTTCAGAAGTGTTAAAAACAAAGGTGGAGATACATAGCGTTGAGATGGGAACAAGTATGATTCGGGCAAGGCTTCTTcgaaaaagggtgttgattgTACTTGACAATATAAATGACTATGATCCATTATTAGACCTATGGGAAAATCGTGCATGGTTCGATAAAGGAActgtaataataattacaacaaGACATGAACACCTACTGGGGATACGTCGTGTTGATTCTATTTTTCGGATAAATCTTTTGAACTCAAATCAGTCCCTTGAGCTTCTTAGTTGGCACGCATTTAGAGAAGCAAAACCAGATGAAGAATACAATTTTCTTGCAAGAAGAATAGTTGCTTATTGTGGAGGACTGCCTCTAGTTCTTGAAGTCATTGGAAGTTGTTTATTTGAAAGGACGAAAGAAGAATGGAATAATGTATTGTTTAAATTAGCGAAAATTCCCCAGAACGATGTTCAACAGAAATTGAAGATAAGCTACGACTATTTACACAATCACTTGGAAAAGGACTTATTCCTTGATGTATGCTGTCTCTTTGTTGGTAAGGGTAGGGCCTATGCTGTGAAGATCCTATATGGCTGTGGGGTAGACGCTGATAGTGGAATAAGAGTTCTCATACAACGTAACctcataaaagttaaaaaaaacaacaaatttggAATGCATCCTTTGCTACACGAAATGGGAAGAAAAATTGTTCGTGATTTTGAAATTGGGAAGAACAGTCGACGGGGCATTGAAGAGGAAGCGGAATATGTATTACTGTCAGATAATAGA AGGACAGAAGCCATCGAGGGATATTGTCTGAAATTGTGTTCAGCCAGAAGAGATTGCTTCGAACAACTGGCTGTAAATTCTGAGTACCTTTCTCCGAAATTGAGATGGATCAGTTTGCATGGGTTTTCTTCAGAATACCTACATAACTTTTATTTGCATGAGGTAGTAGCGATTGATTTGAAACGAAGTCTTCTCCGACTAGTCTGGAAAGAACCCCAG GTTTTGAGGTCATTAAAAGTCCTTAACCTTAGTCACTCCGTGTACTTGACAGAAACACCTGACTTTTCACGACTACCTAATCTTGAACAGCTCATTCTAAAAGATTGTTCCAGATTGCATGAAATACATCATTCTATTGGATGTCTATGTAACCTTACACTACTAAATTTGAAAGACTGTATAAGTCTAAGCAATCTCCCGGAAGAGATATATAAGTTGAAATCTTTGAGAACTCTCATTCTCTCCGGTTGTTCGAAGATTGACCTAAGAGAAACAGATATAGTGCAAATGAAATCATTGATAACTCTGATATCAGAAAATATAGCTGTGAAACAAGTGCCCTTGTCAATTGTAAGCTCAGAAAGCATGGGATATATATCTCTACTTGGTTTTGAGAGATTGACAGATAATATTTTTCCTTCTATCCTTCGTTATTGGATGGTGCCAACAATGAATCCCATATCTTATATTCATTCGTTTTGCATGGATATGGAGCATAATAGTTGGGACGATATCGTGCCATTGCTTAGCAGCCTAGAAAATCTTCGAAGTGTTTTGGTGCAATGTGACACCGAGTTTCAACTATCAAAgcaagtaaaaaatattatggtcGACTATTTTGCAAATATTACAGAATCTGGAATTTCAAAGGAGCACTTAAGGTTTTCTTTGATTGGTGTTGGAAGATACAATGAATTCTTCAATGCTGCCAACGATATCTTATCTGAG GTAAGCAGTGAGTTGTGTGATGTTTCTCTCCCAGGTGACAATGATCCTTATTGGTTGGCCCATATGGGTGAGGGACGTTCTGTATCTTTTACTGTCCCTCAAAATCGTGACCTGAAGGGTATGgctttgtgtgttttttatttatcaacccCTAAAATCATTGAACCAGAATTTACTACTGTCTTAATTGTTAATTACACGAAGTGCACATTGCATATGCACAAGCATGACACAGTAATCTCCTTTAACGATGAAGATTGGCATGGCATAATGTCAAATTTAGGATCTGGAGACAAGGTGGAGATTTTTGTGAGTTTTGGTCATGGATTGTTAATCAAGAACACAGCTATCTATCTAATATTTGATGAATCAAATAACATGAAGAAAATGcttgagaaaaagaaattttcactctttagatttataaaaaaaaattgtaattcgAGTTCTAGTAAGATATTGTCgagaatatttgtttaa